From one Eleginops maclovinus isolate JMC-PN-2008 ecotype Puerto Natales chromosome 7, JC_Emac_rtc_rv5, whole genome shotgun sequence genomic stretch:
- the kctd4 gene encoding BTB/POZ domain-containing protein KCTD4: MEWNLRRMESELRHINPDLLQPSKSFKKPSSGTITLNVGGFLYTAHRTTLSKHQGSFLEELANGKKPVQHTDSMGNPFIDRDGPVFRHVLNYLRTGELQLPDDFREAGLLRREADFYRLSELVEAVVEWESQRAAQREAAFLEVTDSHERSQGLKVYCSDAGFIDKVKGRLVQISKSRLDGFPEEFEVSSNVIQFRHFIKSEPGSRLVLKEDSTFLCTLDCLKLETVMLALRSGFKMVTSLDSSKGSVVAAEALHFVK, from the coding sequence ATGGAATGGAACCTCAGAAGGATGGAAAGTGAATTGAGGCACATCAACCCGGACCTGCTGCAGCCCAGCAAGAGCTTCAAGAAGCCGTCCTCAGGCACCATCACTCTCAACGTAGGGGGGTTCCTGTACACCGCACACCGGACCACCCTTTCCAAACACCAGGGCTCCTTCCTAGAAGAGCTTGCCAATGGCAAGAAGCCTGTTCAGCACACTGATTCCATGGGCAACCCGTTCATCGACAGAGATGGTCCTGTTTTTCGCCATGTGCTCAACTACCTCCGAACTGGAGAGCTTCAGCTGCCTGACGACTTCCGGGAGGCTGGGCTCCTGCGACGGGAAGCTGATTTTTACCGCCTGAGTGAACTTGTGGAAGCCGTCGTGGAGTGGGAAAGTCAGAGGGCGGCACAGCGGGAGGCTGCATTTTTGGAGGTGACGGATAGCCATGAGAGGTCTCAGGGCCTCAAAGTGTACTGCAGTGACGCCGGCTTCATCGACAAGGTCAAAGGCCGGCTGGTGCAGATCTCCAAGAGTCGCCTGGACGGCTTCCCAGAAGAATTTGAGGTGTCGTCCAATGTGATCCAGTTCCGACACTTCATCAAGTCGGAGCCAGGCTCGCGGCTGGTCCTGAAGGAGGACAGCACATTCCTGTGCACGCTTGACTGTCTGAAGCTAGAGACAGTAATGCTCGCACTGAGATCCGGCTTCAAGATGGTCACCAGCCTCGACAGCAGCAAAGGCTCTGTGGTGGCGGCAGAGGCCTTGCACTTTGTCAAGTAG